The genome window GCTCCGTTCATCGTCGAGGGGGCCGATCCGTCCCAGCCTCGTGCTCGGGTCGGCGGCGGCGACGGTCGTGGCCGGTCTGCTGGCCTGGTACCTGGCGCCTTTGCCGTGGCAGGTCGTCGCATTCGGACGACAGACTGCGAGCGCCCTGCCTCAGGCCGTGCCCGGCATCCATCAAGAGAAGCCGGCCGACCTGGGCGAGGCCGACTTCTTCTGCCGGTACGTCGGCGAGGGAGCGAACGTTTCTGTGGCCGTCACCGAGTCCTCGGACGGCTATCGCAGCTTCCACGGCGCGGGCAAGGTCCAGGCGTCGACCCGCCCCGTCGATATGCGGCTCCAGCGGATGCTCGGGCATATCCCGGCTCTGGTTCATCCCAAGCCGGAGTCCGTGCTGGTCGTGGCCTGCGGCGCGGGGGTTACCGCCGGCTCCTTCATTCCGCACCCCGAAGTCCGCCGCATCACCATCTGCGACATCGAGCCCCTGGTGCCCCAGGTCGTCACGCCGATGTTCGGTGAGGCGAACTACCACGTCGTGGATGGGATCGCCCGCGAGAACCCGCATAACGTCGACGGCAAGCAGGTCGAGGTGATCTACGACGACGGCCGCCACTTCCTCCGCACCACCCGCGAGAAGTTCGACGTCATCACCTCCGACCCGATCGACCCCTGGGTCAAGGGATGCGCTGCGCTGAACACGGTTGAATATTATCAGATGTGCAAAGAGCATCTGAAGCCGGGCGGGATCGTCGCCCTCTGGATCCCCCTCTACGAATGCAACGAGGAGACGGCCAAGAGCATCATCGCCACGTTTTTCGAGGCCTTCCCCAACGGCATCCTCTGGAGCAACGACCGCGAGGGGATCATCTACGACGCCGTTCTCTTCGGCCAGGTGGAGCCCACGGTGATCGACGTCGACGCCCTCCAGGCCCGGCTCGACCGACCCGATCACAAGGTGGTAAAGCAGTCGCTCCGCGAGGTCGGATTCGGACCGGCTCGCGAGGACGGCCTGGAAGAGGGCGTGGACCTGCTCAACACTTACGCCGGTCAGGCGTCCATGCTGAAGGAATGGACGCGAGGCGCCCAGATCAACACCGACCGCAACCTTCGGCTCCAGTATCTGGCCGGCATGTGGCTGAACTCCAGCCTGGACGAGCGCATCCTCCGCGGCATCCGCTCCGAGTATCGTTTCCCCGAGCAGACCTTCGTCGGCTCTCCGGAGCGTATCGCCGTTTTGAAGAAGCTCCGGCACCGACCGACCCGGTGGGAGTGAGGCCCGACGGGACCCTCAGCCCTCGCCTCGATACCCGCGCAGCTCCGGCGGCGTCGGGGGTGAGACCCCGGGCGGCGGCCCGTGGCGAAAGCTCGGGTCGGGAGTCCCGCGCCATAGGCGGGGGATGAAGGGAAATTCGTCCGTCAGCACATAATAATACGTGCCGTCCGGAAATTCGGGAGTCGGGCCGGTGCGGCCGTTGCATTCGTCGAGGTCGCCTCGGCCCGGGTCGTACTCGAAATCCTCGACGAACCGCCCGTCGAATCGCCCGCCGGGGCCGTCGCTGCGACGACCGCCGCGCAGGCGGTAGCTGGAGCGCAGCCGTCGAGTCCGACTCTTCACGTCGACCGGGTCGCCCGGGCATTCGGGCCCGTAGATCGGGAAGCCGTCGGCCGCGAAGCCCAGCAGGTGCATGGGGCGCCCTGGATCGGCGACGGAGCGGTTCCAGAGCAAGCCTGTGGGGAGTCCGTGGTAATGGTAGGCTCCCCTCCCCTGGGTATGGGCATGGTTGCCGTCGATCCCCAGCGCCCGGGCGTTCGCGGGGTGGAGCACCTCGAACTGCCAGCCGCTGCGGCCGTCGGCGTTCCAGAACGGCCCCGAGGGGTCGAACGGCACCCCGTTTACCGCCACGCCGAACAACCACATGGCGATCGGCGAAGGATGCTCCGCCGCGACCGGCGCCGTCGGGGTCTCCAGCACATACCTTTGCGGCCGGAGCGATACCGGGTCGTGGGGGTTGGGAAAGTCTCCGGCGGGGTGGTCGGGAATCCCGTTCGACGTGATCCTCCGCCGGCCGTCCGCCGCGACGATCAAGACCTCCGCCGGGTTGTCTCCCCCCGAGCCCGCTAGCAGCCGGACGCCGCCGGCCGCGACGACCGGCGCGGCGAATCCTCCGACGATCAGCTTGCGACGATCCAGCTTCATCGGTCCCCCCCTTCAACGATCAGGTTACTCGGCCCACTCGCCGACTTCGACCATAATCGCTCGAGCGTCGGGTATAATGGACGCGTGGACACAGTGGGAGTCGTTC of Paludisphaera rhizosphaerae contains these proteins:
- a CDS encoding YHYH protein produces the protein MKLDRRKLIVGGFAAPVVAAGGVRLLAGSGGDNPAEVLIVAADGRRRITSNGIPDHPAGDFPNPHDPVSLRPQRYVLETPTAPVAAEHPSPIAMWLFGVAVNGVPFDPSGPFWNADGRSGWQFEVLHPANARALGIDGNHAHTQGRGAYHYHGLPTGLLWNRSVADPGRPMHLLGFAADGFPIYGPECPGDPVDVKSRTRRLRSSYRLRGGRRSDGPGGRFDGRFVEDFEYDPGRGDLDECNGRTGPTPEFPDGTYYYVLTDEFPFIPRLWRGTPDPSFRHGPPPGVSPPTPPELRGYRGEG